The Hymenobacter chitinivorans DSM 11115 genome window below encodes:
- the purF gene encoding amidophosphoribosyltransferase — protein MCGIVGFYGPDDVAHDIVFGLTALQHRGQDAAGIATFDDNFHLCKGNGLIADVFKPKQLKKLKGNIGIGHARYTTQGSNDAELAQPFTTSYPFGLAMVHNGNVINFRSAAKRLHEKYHVLPKTNNDLELIMYTFASELRLKDLDNLSVIDIFDAVETTQELVKGAYATITVIAGHGLLAFNDPLGIRPLVLGRRETEKGPIYAFASESTCFDYLGFEFIKNVGPGQAVFIDKNYKVHYKNPYSLPKAFCVFEHIYFAREDSTIHGRLVARERVRLGKILARKVIESGIQPDMVIDVPSSGYFSASGLAEAIGVPYRRALVKNNHMGRSFIVSSQAGREDIVKKKLNPIREFVEGKKIAVVDDSIVRGTTSRRIVRILREAGAKEVYFISSAPPIVSPCIYGIDMAMSTELIAANYTEEEICRYIEADKVIYQSIEDLQELFSEDKGHGGNCFACFTGQYPTGDVTKYLRHIQEERQSHRGDKKSAAAEPVSSVSAKAPEPTEH, from the coding sequence ATGTGCGGAATTGTAGGTTTTTACGGCCCCGATGACGTTGCCCACGACATCGTATTCGGTTTGACGGCGCTCCAGCACCGCGGCCAGGACGCGGCCGGCATTGCCACCTTCGACGATAATTTTCACCTCTGCAAGGGCAACGGCCTGATTGCCGACGTTTTCAAGCCCAAGCAGCTCAAGAAGCTCAAGGGCAACATCGGCATCGGCCACGCCCGCTATACTACCCAGGGCTCCAACGATGCCGAGCTGGCCCAGCCGTTTACGACCAGCTACCCGTTTGGGCTGGCTATGGTGCACAACGGCAACGTCATCAACTTCCGCTCGGCCGCCAAGCGCCTGCACGAGAAGTACCACGTGCTGCCCAAGACCAACAACGACCTGGAGCTCATCATGTACACCTTCGCCTCGGAGCTGCGCCTGAAAGACCTCGACAACCTCTCGGTTATCGACATTTTCGACGCCGTGGAGACGACCCAGGAGCTGGTGAAGGGCGCCTACGCCACCATTACCGTCATTGCCGGCCACGGCCTGCTGGCCTTCAACGACCCGCTGGGCATCCGGCCGCTGGTGCTGGGCCGCCGCGAAACGGAGAAGGGTCCCATCTACGCCTTTGCCTCCGAAAGCACCTGCTTCGACTACCTGGGCTTCGAGTTCATCAAGAACGTGGGCCCGGGCCAGGCGGTGTTTATCGACAAGAACTACAAGGTGCACTACAAGAACCCGTACAGCCTGCCCAAGGCCTTCTGCGTGTTCGAGCACATCTACTTCGCCCGCGAGGATTCCACGATTCACGGCCGGCTGGTGGCCCGGGAACGGGTGCGCCTGGGCAAGATTCTGGCCCGCAAGGTTATCGAGTCGGGCATTCAGCCGGATATGGTGATTGACGTGCCGTCGTCGGGCTACTTCTCCGCCTCGGGGTTGGCCGAGGCCATCGGCGTGCCGTATCGGCGGGCCTTGGTCAAGAACAACCACATGGGCCGCTCCTTTATCGTGAGCAGCCAGGCCGGGCGCGAGGATATCGTCAAGAAGAAGCTCAACCCGATTCGGGAGTTTGTGGAAGGCAAGAAGATTGCCGTGGTTGATGACAGCATCGTGCGGGGTACTACCTCGCGGCGCATCGTGCGGATTCTGCGCGAGGCCGGGGCCAAGGAAGTCTACTTCATTTCGTCGGCCCCGCCCATCGTGTCGCCCTGCATCTACGGCATCGACATGGCCATGAGCACCGAGCTGATTGCGGCCAACTACACCGAGGAGGAAATCTGCCGCTACATCGAGGCCGACAAGGTGATTTACCAGTCCATCGAGGATTTGCAGGAGCTGTTTTCCGAGGACAAGGGCCACGGCGGCAACTGCTTTGCCTGCTTCACCGGCCAGTACCCCACCGGCGACGTGACCAAGTACCTGCGCCACATCCAGGAGGAGCGCCAGAGCCACCGCGGCGACAAGAAAAGCGCGGCTGCCGAGCCCGTGTCTTCGGTCAGTGCCAAAGCCCCCGAGCCGACGGAGCACTAA
- a CDS encoding AIR synthase-related protein, which yields MNNTIKETAGYSIEEGNAASKNAYHWAQKTFSTRAGKPGEPAQDLAGGFSNEIRFGSERLGIGSDGIGTKIEVAERLDRYDTLGYDLIAMVADDLVVAGFIPTNLSNIIDVNTLDYAVVDELMHGLHDAAQFSQIAVTGGEIAELGNRIGGYPGARMNFNWCSTAVGVLHPSLERPLSGANVRAGQAVVALRSPSFRSNGYSLARRALTKAFGEMWHQAPYSGPDAAEMGQTWGEVMLAPSLIFAPGVGAVLDAGLPLHAAAHITGGGIADNFKRVLKNGVGAELTNLFEPLPAMQQLAELAGITPTEAYLYWNMGNGMLLVTDEAQAEAVAETLRGKGYQAQVAGRITAEPGVRLNVGAGELRYEA from the coding sequence ATGAACAACACCATCAAAGAAACCGCCGGCTATTCCATCGAGGAAGGCAACGCTGCCTCCAAGAATGCCTACCACTGGGCGCAGAAAACCTTCTCGACCCGGGCGGGTAAGCCCGGCGAGCCGGCCCAGGACTTAGCAGGGGGCTTCTCCAACGAAATCCGCTTTGGTAGTGAGCGGCTGGGTATCGGCTCCGACGGCATCGGAACCAAGATTGAAGTGGCCGAGCGCCTGGACCGCTACGACACGCTGGGCTACGACCTGATTGCGATGGTAGCCGACGACCTGGTGGTGGCGGGCTTTATCCCAACCAACCTGTCGAACATCATCGACGTGAACACGCTCGACTACGCGGTGGTGGATGAGCTGATGCACGGCCTGCACGACGCGGCCCAGTTCAGCCAGATTGCCGTGACGGGCGGCGAAATTGCCGAGCTCGGCAACCGCATCGGGGGCTACCCGGGGGCCCGGATGAACTTCAACTGGTGCTCGACGGCGGTGGGCGTGCTGCACCCCAGCCTGGAGCGGCCTTTGAGCGGGGCCAACGTGCGGGCCGGGCAGGCCGTGGTGGCGCTTCGCTCGCCTTCGTTCCGCTCCAACGGGTACTCCCTGGCCCGCCGCGCCCTGACCAAAGCCTTCGGCGAAATGTGGCACCAAGCACCCTATTCCGGCCCCGACGCGGCCGAAATGGGCCAGACCTGGGGCGAGGTAATGCTGGCTCCCTCGCTCATCTTCGCGCCCGGCGTAGGGGCGGTGCTGGATGCGGGCCTGCCCCTGCACGCGGCGGCCCACATTACCGGCGGCGGTATTGCCGACAACTTCAAGCGGGTGTTGAAAAACGGTGTGGGAGCTGAATTGACCAACTTGTTTGAGCCCCTGCCCGCCATGCAGCAGCTGGCCGAGCTGGCCGGCATTACGCCCACGGAAGCCTACCTGTACTGGAACATGGGCAACGGCATGCTGCTCGTAACCGACGAAGCCCAGGCCGAAGCCGTCGCCGAAACCCTGCGCGGCAAAGGCTACCAGGCCCAGGTCGCCGGCCGCATCACGGCCGAGCCGGGCGTGCGCCTGAACGTTGGCGCGGGTGAGCTACGCTACGAAGCCTAG
- a CDS encoding heavy-metal-associated domain-containing protein: MPTLKFKTSINCANCLRAVTPFLDAEASVEKWQVDTNSSDKILTVEGDNPIPELIMKSVAQAGFDIEPAE, from the coding sequence ATGCCTACTCTGAAGTTCAAAACCAGCATCAACTGCGCCAACTGCCTGCGCGCCGTTACGCCCTTCCTCGACGCCGAAGCCAGCGTCGAGAAGTGGCAGGTCGACACCAATAGCTCCGACAAAATCCTCACCGTGGAGGGCGACAACCCCATTCCCGAGCTCATCATGAAGTCCGTTGCCCAAGCCGGCTTCGACATCGAGCCCGCAGAGTAA
- a CDS encoding DUF4240 domain-containing protein, whose translation MTTPEFWQLLDASTAAATGNQSAQADYLSEQLAALEPEQIIEFECQLRQHLREADDFKIMAALKIMDGFVSDDSYLYFRCWLVGQGEAVFRQALQDADTLAQVAQEPYQEFENLLYVATEAFGRRTGQPKEDETFPRAVASSRGLSYDFGAETTGEDWREEQLPKLLPRLWKKFN comes from the coding sequence ATGACCACTCCCGAATTCTGGCAATTGCTGGATGCCTCCACCGCCGCCGCTACCGGCAACCAGTCTGCCCAGGCCGATTATTTGTCGGAACAACTGGCCGCCCTGGAGCCCGAGCAGATTATCGAGTTTGAGTGCCAGCTGCGCCAACATCTGCGCGAAGCCGACGACTTCAAGATAATGGCCGCCCTGAAAATCATGGATGGCTTCGTCTCCGACGATTCCTACCTGTACTTCCGCTGCTGGCTGGTGGGGCAGGGCGAGGCCGTGTTCCGCCAGGCCCTGCAAGACGCCGACACCCTGGCCCAGGTGGCTCAGGAGCCCTACCAGGAGTTTGAAAACCTGCTCTACGTGGCTACCGAGGCCTTCGGGCGGCGCACCGGGCAGCCAAAAGAAGATGAAACGTTTCCGCGCGCCGTAGCTTCCAGCCGGGGCCTCAGCTACGACTTTGGCGCCGAAACCACGGGCGAGGACTGGCGGGAAGAGCAACTGCCCAAGCTGCTGCCGCGGCTCTGGAAGAAGTTTAACTGA
- a CDS encoding nicotinate phosphoribosyltransferase → MSHSQEHAPLSGLYSSSLSLVTDLYQLTMSYGYWKQGLQDREAVFHLYFRKPPFSGGYAVCAGLAYATDWLQNLRFSADDLAYLASLRGSKGAALFPSEFLDYLRELRFSCDVDAIAEGTVVFANEPLMRIKGPLLQVQLLETALLTLLNFQTLIATKAARIREAAGDDQVLEFGLRRAQGFDGGLGASRAAYLGGVDGTSNVLAGLRFGIPVRGTHAHSWVMSFAEEEAAFEAYAEAFPDDSVFLVDTYDTLEGVRRAISVARRLREKGHELGGIRLDSGDLAYLSREARALLNEAGFPKTRIVASNDLDENLIVSLKQQGAQIDTWGIGTKLVTAYDQPALGGVYKLAALRKADDSGWEYTVKISEQLAKTSIPGILQVRRYETEKGQPRADMLYNMAEPLPAELTIVDPVDPTRRRPIRSTQFRELLEPIFRQGKLVAELPTLQQSREKAQREVASLDPSIRRFLNPHVYPVGLEESLNTFRTNLILEKRPQRPA, encoded by the coding sequence ATGTCTCATTCTCAGGAACATGCGCCACTTTCCGGCCTTTACTCGTCGTCGCTCAGCCTCGTTACCGACCTCTACCAGCTCACAATGAGCTACGGCTACTGGAAGCAGGGCCTGCAGGATCGGGAAGCTGTTTTTCACCTTTACTTCCGCAAGCCCCCCTTCAGCGGGGGCTACGCCGTGTGCGCCGGCCTGGCCTACGCCACCGACTGGCTCCAGAACCTGCGCTTTTCGGCCGACGACCTGGCCTACCTGGCCAGCCTGCGCGGCTCGAAAGGCGCGGCCCTGTTCCCCTCCGAGTTTCTGGACTACCTGCGGGAGCTGCGCTTCAGCTGCGACGTGGATGCCATTGCCGAGGGCACCGTGGTGTTTGCCAATGAGCCCCTGATGCGCATCAAGGGCCCGCTGCTGCAGGTGCAGCTGCTGGAAACGGCCCTGCTCACGCTGCTCAACTTCCAGACCCTGATTGCCACCAAGGCCGCCCGCATCCGCGAAGCCGCCGGCGACGACCAGGTGCTGGAGTTCGGCTTGCGCCGGGCCCAGGGCTTCGATGGCGGCCTCGGGGCCAGCCGGGCGGCTTACCTGGGCGGCGTCGACGGGACGTCCAACGTGCTGGCCGGGCTGCGCTTCGGCATTCCGGTGCGCGGCACCCACGCCCACAGCTGGGTCATGTCGTTTGCCGAGGAAGAAGCTGCTTTTGAAGCCTACGCCGAGGCGTTTCCCGACGACTCCGTATTCCTCGTTGATACCTACGACACGCTGGAAGGCGTGCGCCGGGCCATCAGCGTGGCGCGCCGCCTGCGCGAAAAAGGCCACGAGCTGGGCGGTATTCGCCTCGACTCCGGCGACTTGGCCTACCTCAGCCGCGAAGCCCGGGCCCTGCTCAACGAGGCCGGCTTTCCCAAAACGCGCATCGTGGCCAGCAACGACCTCGACGAAAACCTCATCGTCAGCCTCAAGCAGCAGGGTGCCCAGATTGATACCTGGGGCATTGGCACCAAGCTGGTGACAGCCTACGACCAGCCGGCTTTGGGCGGGGTGTATAAGCTGGCCGCCCTGCGCAAAGCCGACGACTCGGGCTGGGAATACACCGTCAAAATCTCCGAGCAGCTGGCCAAAACCAGCATTCCGGGCATTCTGCAGGTGCGGCGCTACGAAACCGAGAAGGGCCAGCCCCGGGCCGACATGCTCTACAATATGGCCGAGCCCCTGCCCGCCGAGCTGACCATCGTGGACCCCGTGGACCCCACGCGCCGCCGGCCCATTCGTAGCACCCAGTTCCGGGAGCTGCTGGAGCCCATATTCCGCCAGGGGAAGCTGGTGGCCGAGCTACCCACGCTGCAGCAAAGCCGCGAAAAGGCCCAGCGCGAAGTAGCCAGCCTCGACCCCAGCATCCGGCGCTTCCTCAACCCCCACGTGTATCCCGTGGGCCTGGAGGAAAGCCTGAACACCTTCCGCACCAACCTGATTCTGGAGAAACGGCCCCAGCGCCCGGCGTAA